In the Adlercreutzia equolifaciens DSM 19450 genome, one interval contains:
- the acpS gene encoding holo-ACP synthase: MARSKKSQAAVDGALAMDVPNEEVGLGVDIVEIARMRKIIDRSPAFVEKVYSAAERAYCDSHAHPEVHYATRFAAKEAVLKALGTGFSEGIGWLDVEVRRTSKGRPYVVLTGRAREVAREQGVREIPLSLSYTHTDAVACAMAITEESVAATERRRDPMEELTRQFKDARSLLDDLPGALAAG, encoded by the coding sequence GTGGCCCGATCGAAGAAATCCCAAGCCGCCGTCGATGGCGCGCTTGCCATGGACGTGCCCAACGAGGAAGTGGGCCTCGGCGTGGACATCGTGGAAATCGCGCGCATGCGCAAGATCATCGATCGCTCGCCGGCCTTCGTGGAGAAGGTGTACTCCGCCGCCGAGCGGGCCTATTGCGACTCCCATGCTCATCCCGAAGTGCACTACGCCACCCGCTTCGCCGCCAAGGAGGCGGTGCTGAAGGCGCTCGGCACGGGGTTTTCCGAGGGCATCGGCTGGCTCGATGTGGAAGTACGCCGCACGAGCAAGGGGCGCCCCTACGTGGTGCTCACCGGACGCGCCCGCGAAGTGGCCCGGGAACAGGGCGTGCGGGAGATTCCCCTCTCGCTGTCCTACACCCATACCGACGCCGTGGCCTGCGCCATGGCCATCACCGAGGAGTCGGTGGCGGCCACCGAGCGGCGGCGCGACCCCATGGAGGAGCTCACCCGCCAGTTCAAGGACGCCCGCTCCCTGCTGGACGACCTCCCGGGAGCGCTTGCAGCCGGGTAG
- a CDS encoding ADP-dependent NAD(P)H-hydrate dehydratase yields MEDAEDLKAAPGRSNAELACLLPHPAADANKYTRGHLSLVVGSAAYPGAACLAAAAGERAGAGYTEVFCAGKSMITVRGWRPSLVVHDWRAWKPAKAPAPRPGHPTACVIGCGFDAAETSLTSLLMETVRGWEAPLLIDGGALGLLANATGLRLARERAAAGRSTLLTPHGGEAARLAQGAREALEEAEDAAARGTRSPLAEAAAALSPASRATLAEADPAPAALACALAEAYGAVVALKGPVTFIASPDGTAEVMDRGTSALAKAGTGDVLAGIIGALLAQGLSPRDAAALGCALHAEAGRAAAAALTDICVAAEDLITHLPDAIRAIES; encoded by the coding sequence ATGGAAGACGCAGAGGATCTGAAAGCGGCCCCCGGCCGGAGCAATGCCGAGCTGGCCTGCCTGCTGCCGCACCCGGCCGCCGATGCCAACAAGTACACCCGCGGGCACTTGAGCCTCGTGGTCGGATCGGCCGCCTACCCCGGCGCGGCCTGCCTGGCGGCTGCGGCCGGCGAGCGTGCCGGGGCCGGCTACACTGAGGTGTTCTGCGCCGGGAAATCGATGATCACCGTGCGCGGCTGGCGGCCGTCTTTGGTGGTGCACGACTGGAGAGCGTGGAAGCCGGCCAAGGCGCCGGCGCCCCGGCCGGGCCACCCGACGGCCTGCGTCATCGGCTGCGGCTTCGACGCGGCGGAAACCTCCCTCACCTCGCTTCTCATGGAGACGGTGCGGGGCTGGGAGGCCCCTCTGCTCATCGACGGGGGCGCCCTCGGGCTTCTCGCCAACGCCACCGGCCTGCGCCTGGCCCGCGAGCGGGCCGCCGCCGGGCGCTCGACACTGCTCACGCCCCACGGCGGCGAGGCGGCGCGGCTGGCCCAAGGCGCCCGGGAGGCCCTGGAAGAGGCCGAGGACGCGGCCGCCCGCGGAACGCGCAGCCCCCTCGCGGAGGCTGCGGCCGCCCTCTCCCCCGCAAGCCGCGCCACGCTAGCCGAAGCCGACCCCGCGCCTGCGGCCCTGGCCTGCGCGCTCGCCGAGGCCTACGGCGCCGTCGTGGCCCTCAAAGGCCCCGTGACCTTCATCGCCTCGCCCGACGGCACCGCGGAGGTCATGGACCGGGGCACGTCCGCGCTCGCCAAGGCCGGCACGGGCGACGTGCTCGCGGGCATCATCGGCGCCCTGCTCGCCCAGGGCCTTAGCCCCCGCGACGCGGCGGCCCTCGGCTGCGCCCTGCATGCCGAGGCGGGTCGGGCCGCCGCGGCCGCCCTCACCGACATCTGCGTCGCCGCCGAGGATCTCATCACGCACCTTCCCGATGCCATCCGCGCCATCGAGTCCTAA
- the ligA gene encoding NAD-dependent DNA ligase LigA, with product MAEQGNLFEGQDPAARAEALRREIEHHSYQYYALDAPTISDAAFDSLMRELREIEAAHPELVTASSPTQRVGGYVGEQFAPVVHERRMYSLDNAMDLDELDEWMERTAEACGGALPPLCCELKIDGSSIALTYEDGVLVRAATRGDGTTGEDVTVNMRTVRDVPLRLRDEARAAIAPGVETLELRGEVYMPKKSFEALNAAAEEEGRAPFANPRNAAAGSLRQKDPAVTKMRDLSTFMYAIADDAALEVEGQWELLQWLRKAGFHVNPDVRLCTSAEEVRGFCRECLNCRESLPYEIDGVVVKVNDFARQRAMGFTARAPRWAIAFKFPPEEKTTLLRDITVQVGRTGALTPVAELVPVVVAGSTVARATLHNLDEVHRKDVRVGDTVIVRKAGDVIPEVLGPVLSLRSPEARIWEMPSVCPSCGSPVVRDPGEVAFRCISIDCPAQALERLLHWASRGALDIDGMGEEIVSRLVESGRVADVADYYSLSEEELASLDMGRVKADGEPVRLGHTVAKKLVAAIEASKGRSFARVLFGLGIRHVGKTTAEAIAAAYPSMDALAAAGEDELAGVYGVGPKVAHGMWLFFRTPDNVSVIERLRAAGVTMADEAAAPGEEVPQVLAGLTFVLTGTLAHSGMTRDEAGARLKAMGAKVSGSVSKKTSFVVAGENAGSKYDKAVALGVPVLDEAQLLNLLETGEVPREV from the coding sequence ATGGCGGAGCAGGGCAATCTGTTCGAAGGGCAGGATCCGGCGGCGCGGGCCGAGGCGCTCAGGCGCGAGATCGAGCACCACAGCTACCAGTACTACGCCCTGGACGCGCCCACCATTTCGGACGCGGCCTTCGACTCGCTCATGCGGGAGCTGCGCGAGATAGAGGCGGCGCACCCCGAGCTGGTGACGGCCTCCTCGCCCACCCAGCGAGTCGGCGGGTATGTGGGCGAGCAGTTCGCACCCGTCGTGCACGAGCGGCGCATGTACTCGCTCGACAACGCCATGGACTTGGACGAGCTTGACGAGTGGATGGAGCGCACCGCCGAGGCCTGCGGAGGGGCGCTTCCGCCTTTGTGCTGCGAGCTGAAGATTGACGGCAGCTCCATCGCGCTCACCTACGAGGACGGCGTGCTCGTGCGGGCGGCCACCCGCGGCGACGGCACCACCGGCGAGGACGTGACCGTGAACATGCGCACCGTGCGCGACGTGCCCTTGCGCCTGCGCGACGAGGCGCGCGCGGCCATCGCGCCGGGGGTGGAGACGCTGGAGCTTCGCGGCGAGGTGTACATGCCGAAGAAGAGCTTCGAGGCTTTGAACGCCGCCGCCGAGGAGGAGGGGCGCGCCCCGTTCGCGAACCCGCGCAACGCCGCTGCCGGGTCGCTGCGCCAGAAGGATCCGGCTGTGACGAAGATGCGCGACCTTTCTACCTTTATGTACGCCATCGCCGACGACGCCGCCTTGGAGGTGGAAGGCCAGTGGGAGCTTTTGCAGTGGCTGCGGAAGGCCGGTTTCCACGTGAACCCGGACGTGCGGCTGTGCACGAGCGCCGAGGAGGTGCGCGGGTTCTGCCGCGAGTGCCTGAATTGCCGCGAGTCGCTGCCCTACGAGATCGACGGCGTGGTGGTGAAGGTGAACGACTTCGCCCGCCAGCGCGCTATGGGGTTCACGGCTCGGGCGCCGCGTTGGGCCATCGCGTTCAAGTTCCCGCCCGAGGAGAAGACGACGCTTCTGCGCGACATCACCGTGCAGGTGGGGCGCACCGGGGCGCTCACGCCCGTGGCGGAGCTGGTGCCCGTGGTGGTGGCCGGTTCCACGGTGGCCCGGGCGACGCTGCACAACCTGGATGAGGTACACCGCAAGGACGTGCGCGTGGGCGATACAGTCATCGTGCGGAAGGCGGGCGACGTGATCCCCGAGGTACTGGGGCCGGTGCTTTCCCTGCGCAGCCCCGAGGCGCGCATCTGGGAGATGCCGAGCGTGTGTCCGAGCTGCGGCAGCCCCGTGGTGCGCGATCCGGGCGAGGTGGCGTTCCGCTGCATCTCCATCGACTGCCCGGCCCAGGCGCTGGAGCGGCTGCTGCATTGGGCGAGCCGCGGGGCGCTGGACATTGACGGCATGGGGGAGGAGATCGTCTCGCGGCTCGTAGAGAGCGGGCGCGTGGCGGACGTGGCCGACTACTACTCGCTTTCCGAAGAGGAGCTGGCGAGCCTGGACATGGGCCGCGTGAAGGCCGACGGGGAGCCGGTGCGCCTCGGGCACACGGTGGCGAAGAAGCTGGTGGCGGCCATCGAGGCGTCGAAGGGCCGCTCGTTTGCGCGCGTGCTGTTCGGGCTGGGCATCCGGCACGTGGGTAAGACCACGGCCGAGGCCATTGCGGCGGCCTATCCCTCCATGGACGCGCTCGCGGCGGCCGGGGAGGACGAGCTGGCGGGCGTCTACGGCGTGGGGCCGAAGGTGGCCCACGGGATGTGGCTGTTCTTCCGCACGCCGGACAACGTGTCGGTCATCGAGCGGTTGCGCGCGGCCGGCGTGACCATGGCCGATGAGGCCGCAGCTCCCGGTGAGGAGGTGCCCCAGGTGCTGGCGGGCCTTACCTTCGTGCTGACGGGGACGCTTGCGCACTCGGGCATGACCCGCGACGAGGCCGGGGCGCGCCTGAAGGCCATGGGGGCCAAGGTGTCGGGATCGGTGTCGAAGAAGACGAGCTTCGTCGTGGCGGGGGAGAACGCGGGCTCGAAGTACGACAAGGCGGTGGCGTTGGGCGTGCCCGTGCTGGACGAGGCACAGCTATTGAACCTGCTGGAGACCGGGGAGGTTCCGCGCGAGGTGTAG
- a CDS encoding ATP-binding response regulator: protein MAITKNLVDLMGGTISVESEPGTGSTFIVDLDFPPAGDESDGSEGDGGKRVGDASGAEGNALAHKHVLVAEDNALNAEVITAILNIHDATCEVAANGEEAVAKFGMSAPGTFDMIFMDVQMPVMNGHDAARAIRAMDRPDAGTIPIIAMTANAFAEDERQALAAGMNAHVAKPIDVHALERVVAKLSQ, encoded by the coding sequence ATGGCCATCACGAAGAACCTCGTCGATCTTATGGGAGGCACCATCTCCGTGGAAAGCGAGCCGGGGACGGGCAGCACCTTCATCGTCGATCTGGACTTCCCGCCGGCCGGCGACGAGTCGGACGGCAGCGAGGGCGACGGCGGAAAGCGAGTCGGCGACGCGAGCGGGGCCGAAGGGAACGCCCTGGCGCACAAGCACGTCCTCGTGGCGGAGGACAACGCCCTGAACGCAGAGGTCATCACCGCCATCCTGAACATCCACGACGCCACCTGCGAGGTGGCCGCCAACGGCGAGGAGGCCGTGGCGAAGTTCGGGATGAGCGCCCCGGGCACCTTCGACATGATCTTCATGGACGTGCAGATGCCCGTCATGAACGGCCACGACGCCGCCCGGGCCATCCGCGCGATGGATCGCCCCGACGCCGGCACCATCCCCATCATCGCCATGACGGCCAACGCCTTCGCCGAGGACGAGCGCCAGGCCCTGGCGGCCGGCATGAACGCCCATGTCGCCAAGCCCATCGACGTCCACGCCCTGGAACGCGTGGTAGCCAAGCTGTCGCAATAG
- a CDS encoding C40 family peptidase yields MVMFKAHIKAAGMIAAAALLAALCTAFSHTSAHASEVESPFTKVESFAQDIRDYVGGVADEAAAAAQAQAEAEALAGRRQSVVDEAAAQLGVPYAYGGTTPSGFDCSGFTRWVFSHALGRELPRTAAEQSALGTGVSLDELVPGDLLFWGRGSGVYHVGIYAGDGEYIHASTGGGRVMRATFDYFAPDFAKRVIE; encoded by the coding sequence ATGGTTATGTTCAAAGCGCACATCAAGGCCGCGGGGATGATTGCCGCGGCTGCTCTTCTGGCGGCGTTGTGCACCGCCTTCTCCCACACTTCGGCCCATGCATCGGAGGTGGAAAGCCCCTTTACCAAAGTGGAAAGCTTCGCCCAGGACATCCGTGACTACGTCGGCGGTGTGGCCGACGAGGCCGCAGCGGCCGCCCAGGCGCAGGCCGAGGCCGAGGCGCTGGCGGGACGTCGGCAGTCCGTGGTGGACGAGGCGGCCGCGCAGCTCGGCGTGCCGTACGCCTACGGCGGGACGACGCCCTCGGGCTTCGATTGCTCCGGGTTCACGCGCTGGGTGTTCTCCCACGCCCTCGGGCGCGAGCTGCCGCGCACGGCCGCCGAGCAGAGCGCGCTGGGCACCGGCGTCTCGCTGGACGAGCTGGTGCCGGGAGACCTTCTGTTCTGGGGGCGCGGCTCGGGCGTCTACCACGTGGGCATCTACGCCGGCGACGGCGAGTACATCCACGCCTCCACGGGTGGGGGCCGCGTCATGCGTGCCACCTTCGACTATTTCGCCCCCGACTTCGCCAAGCGCGTCATCGAGTAA
- the glmS gene encoding glutamine--fructose-6-phosphate transaminase (isomerizing), whose amino-acid sequence MCGIVGYTGEASATPILVEGLTRMEYRGYDSAGVAVEQDGGIQVITRKGKVAELAHTLGHFEMTGTCGIGHTRWATHGKPSEANAHPHTSCSGDIAVVHNGIIENFAELREELVGRGHVFKSETDTEVVAHLVEESYHRMLAEGTGDLRAAVAEAAARLVGAYGLAVMADAEPGTIIACRKDSPIVVGCGETGSYVASDIIAMIDATRDVVVLADGQMARLRPDGIEYYDEAGNPIKPDVTHVDWDLDVAEKGGYPDFMLKEIHEQPRVIRDTLAGRLVAGSLVIDELDMTPAELNLVDRVYIIACGTSYHAGLIAKNLIESWARIPCEVEVASEFRYRNPIITPTTLVVAVSQSGETADTLAAIRDARVKGAKVFGITNVVGSPVARESDGVIYTKANKEIAVASTKSFLGQVVSLTLLAMLLGQAVGRLTGRQIKLLFSELADTAEQVERILADCDPAVEAAADAMVDATSALFIGRGMGAATSYEGALKMKEISYLHAEAYAAGEMKHGPIALIDEGFPVVAIATKSPVYDKVVSNLQESRARGACIIAVATEGDEEIAKHANHVIYVPKVRDAFSPITASVPLQLLSRAVAVKRGCDVDQPRNLAKSVTVE is encoded by the coding sequence ATGTGCGGAATCGTCGGCTATACCGGTGAGGCGAGCGCCACTCCCATCCTGGTGGAGGGGCTCACCCGCATGGAATACCGCGGCTACGACTCGGCGGGTGTGGCCGTGGAGCAGGACGGCGGCATTCAGGTGATCACCCGCAAGGGCAAGGTGGCCGAGCTCGCGCACACCCTCGGCCACTTCGAAATGACGGGCACCTGCGGCATCGGGCACACCCGCTGGGCCACCCACGGCAAGCCGAGCGAGGCCAACGCGCACCCGCACACCTCGTGCTCCGGCGACATCGCCGTGGTGCACAACGGCATCATCGAGAACTTCGCCGAGCTGCGCGAGGAGCTCGTCGGTCGCGGTCACGTCTTCAAGAGCGAGACGGATACCGAGGTGGTGGCGCACCTCGTGGAGGAGTCCTACCACCGCATGCTCGCCGAAGGTACCGGCGACCTGCGTGCGGCGGTGGCCGAGGCGGCCGCGCGGCTCGTCGGGGCCTACGGTCTGGCCGTCATGGCCGATGCCGAGCCGGGCACGATCATCGCCTGCCGCAAGGATTCCCCCATCGTGGTGGGCTGCGGCGAGACCGGCAGCTACGTGGCCTCCGACATCATTGCGATGATCGACGCCACGCGTGATGTGGTGGTGCTCGCCGACGGGCAGATGGCGCGCCTGCGCCCCGATGGCATCGAGTACTACGACGAGGCCGGCAACCCCATTAAGCCCGACGTCACCCATGTCGATTGGGATCTCGACGTCGCCGAAAAGGGCGGCTACCCCGACTTCATGCTGAAGGAGATTCACGAGCAGCCCCGCGTCATCCGCGATACGCTGGCCGGCCGCCTGGTCGCTGGCTCGCTGGTCATCGACGAGCTGGACATGACGCCGGCCGAGCTCAACCTGGTCGATCGCGTCTACATTATCGCGTGCGGCACCTCCTACCATGCGGGCCTTATCGCCAAGAACCTCATCGAGAGCTGGGCGCGCATCCCCTGCGAGGTGGAGGTCGCCAGCGAGTTCCGCTACCGCAATCCCATCATCACGCCCACGACGCTGGTCGTGGCCGTATCGCAATCGGGCGAGACGGCCGATACGCTGGCGGCCATCCGCGACGCCCGCGTGAAGGGGGCGAAGGTCTTCGGCATCACGAACGTGGTGGGAAGCCCGGTGGCCCGCGAATCCGACGGCGTCATCTACACCAAGGCCAACAAGGAGATCGCCGTGGCCTCCACGAAGAGCTTTTTGGGGCAGGTCGTCTCCCTCACACTTTTGGCGATGCTGCTCGGCCAGGCGGTGGGCCGGCTGACCGGCCGGCAGATCAAGCTTCTGTTCAGCGAGCTGGCCGATACCGCCGAGCAGGTCGAGCGCATCCTCGCCGACTGCGATCCGGCGGTGGAGGCGGCGGCCGACGCCATGGTGGACGCGACAAGCGCCCTGTTCATCGGCCGGGGCATGGGGGCCGCCACCAGCTACGAGGGCGCCCTTAAGATGAAGGAGATCAGCTACCTGCACGCCGAGGCCTACGCCGCCGGCGAGATGAAACACGGCCCCATCGCCCTTATCGACGAGGGATTCCCCGTGGTGGCCATCGCGACGAAGAGCCCCGTTTACGACAAGGTGGTGTCGAATTTGCAGGAGTCCCGGGCCCGCGGCGCCTGCATCATCGCCGTGGCCACCGAGGGCGATGAGGAAATCGCCAAGCACGCCAACCACGTCATCTACGTGCCGAAGGTGCGCGACGCCTTCTCGCCCATCACGGCCAGCGTGCCCTTGCAGCTGCTCTCGCGCGCCGTGGCCGTCAAACGCGGCTGCGACGTGGACCAGCCCCGCAATCTCGCGAAATCGGTGACGGTCGAATAG
- a CDS encoding HdeD family acid-resistance protein, which translates to MDIKVGRNWGLFAAGIALVIIGFVLLMVPGLTLVSIAVIAGCMFLAAGIVDAYAYFKYREAEGLSGWALAYAVCDIILGVLFIVHPIASAVVIPWVMGIFVVAYGIFEIVAAVRFRDALPGWGWVLFAGIVSLFCGIAFFLWPGTFALFLGFFLMARGVQMAVYGVSLPQATIVAHTH; encoded by the coding sequence ATGGACATCAAGGTAGGACGCAACTGGGGCCTGTTCGCCGCGGGCATCGCCCTGGTCATCATCGGATTCGTGCTGCTCATGGTGCCGGGGCTCACGCTGGTGAGCATCGCTGTCATTGCCGGCTGCATGTTTCTGGCCGCGGGCATCGTGGATGCCTACGCTTACTTCAAGTACCGCGAGGCCGAGGGGCTGTCCGGCTGGGCGCTCGCCTACGCCGTCTGCGACATTATCTTGGGCGTGCTGTTCATCGTGCACCCCATAGCGTCGGCCGTGGTGATTCCCTGGGTCATGGGCATCTTCGTGGTGGCCTACGGCATCTTCGAGATTGTGGCCGCGGTTCGCTTCCGCGACGCGCTTCCCGGCTGGGGCTGGGTGCTGTTCGCCGGCATCGTGTCGCTGTTCTGCGGCATCGCCTTCTTCCTGTGGCCGGGCACCTTCGCGCTGTTCTTGGGCTTCTTCCTGATGGCCCGCGGCGTGCAGATGGCCGTCTACGGCGTGTCGCTGCCCCAGGCGACCATCGTGGCCCACACCCACTAG